A single region of the Deltaproteobacteria bacterium IMCC39524 genome encodes:
- a CDS encoding ABC transporter substrate-binding protein: MADRIISHLRRLPVAALLLCVSLPLVSCTEEAPLKIGFVAGLTGRVADLGVAGRDAVALAVEEQNQKGGISGRKLELVTRDDQQNVEALKRAVNELIDQQVVAIIGPLTSSMAVEAQPLVNARKVVMISPTAKTDQLSGLDDYFLRVTAPISKNAQQLASYVTHDMNLKRFAIVYDLSNRAFTEIWLNSFTEAFEAHGGQVVAVEAFTSKPETHFLPIAKQLLQTNPDGVLLLSSAIDTALLAQQIRKLESPVALFSAEWASTTDLLSFGGRAVNGMQSFHSFNPNSQEPRYLAFKEKFTRRFGYAPSFATVLSYDAISYLFAGLSKSTDETSLKKALLDVRRFPGLQSEMTLDNYGDVERKLFLTVIEEGQFKVVDLL, from the coding sequence ATGGCTGACAGAATAATTTCACACTTAAGACGCTTACCTGTGGCAGCGCTTCTCCTCTGCGTCAGTCTGCCCCTCGTCTCATGTACTGAAGAAGCTCCTCTCAAAATCGGCTTTGTCGCCGGCTTGACAGGGCGTGTCGCTGATCTGGGCGTTGCCGGACGTGATGCCGTAGCCCTCGCTGTAGAAGAACAAAACCAGAAGGGAGGAATCTCAGGCCGTAAACTTGAGCTGGTGACGAGAGATGATCAACAAAATGTCGAAGCTCTCAAACGGGCGGTTAATGAACTGATTGATCAACAGGTCGTCGCCATTATCGGACCTTTGACCAGCTCGATGGCGGTTGAAGCACAGCCGCTGGTTAACGCCCGCAAGGTTGTCATGATCAGCCCGACGGCAAAAACCGATCAATTGTCCGGCCTTGATGATTATTTTTTGCGAGTCACGGCTCCTATCAGTAAGAACGCTCAGCAGCTGGCGTCTTATGTCACACACGATATGAACCTTAAACGATTCGCAATCGTTTATGACCTCTCAAATCGGGCCTTTACTGAAATCTGGTTGAACAGTTTCACAGAAGCTTTCGAAGCGCATGGCGGCCAGGTCGTTGCTGTGGAGGCGTTCACCTCAAAACCTGAGACCCACTTTCTACCAATTGCCAAACAGCTTCTTCAAACAAATCCGGATGGTGTCCTGTTGCTCAGCAGCGCCATCGATACTGCCCTTTTAGCTCAGCAGATCCGTAAGCTTGAAAGTCCGGTCGCGCTCTTTTCTGCGGAATGGGCTTCGACCACAGATCTGTTGAGTTTCGGGGGACGAGCCGTTAATGGCATGCAATCTTTCCACAGCTTTAACCCCAACAGCCAGGAACCCCGTTACCTGGCATTCAAAGAAAAATTTACCAGGCGTTTCGGTTATGCACCTTCTTTTGCGACTGTTCTCTCATACGACGCGATTTCCTACCTTTTTGCGGGCTTGTCAAAAAGCACAGATGAAACCAGCCTGAAGAAAGCTCTCCTTGATGTGCGTCGATTCCCCGGCCTGCAATCGGAAATGACCCTCGATAACTATGGAGATGTTGAAAGAAAACTCTTCCTGACCGTTATCGAAGAGGGTCAGTTCAAGGTCGTCGATTTATTATGA